The stretch of DNA AGTTTGAATCGCTCTGTGTATCACAACTTGTTTGAGAGCATTAATTGTAATTTACAAAAAAAGTTCATCAGATTTATTGAACAATCTGCATAAATTTGAATTGACTTACATACTTAGTAAATGAAAGCAAAAATCAGACAAATCAAACTTTAGAGGTCTAGAAAAATGAAAAAAGCTGCACTAATCATCTCCACTCTCGCTTTAGCTCTTTCTCCCGTAGCTGCCTTTGCCCAACAAGCACAAAGCAATGTTCAAGCTGGTTCTAATGCTGCTGTCACTCATGGCATTGGTAATGTTACTAATCAAGCTGTTTCCAACGATTTAACTCAAACTCAATTAGGTTTGGATGGTTACAGTATCGATCCTCAAATTCAACAATCCGTACAAGCTGGACAAAACCAAAGTGCTACTTCAGGTATCGGCAATGTAACTAACCAAGGTGTTTACAACAGTGTTGACCAGTTACAATCTGATTTTCCTGTATATCCTTACTAATAATAAATATACTTTCTTTGATTTTGAACACGGGGGCATTCATGCCCCTTGTTGACGTTTTAACTGAAAATACTTAATCTTACTGCTCGTGCCAATCCAGTACTGGTTGTCTAAAAAGCTCTCGCTCTCCTTGAGTTACGGTTAGAAAATCGCCTTTGGCACTCCCGCGAATGAGTAAATAACTAACATTTTTATTAACCGCTTCAAAATAATTTCCTTGTTGGTCATAGTCTTTGAGGGGAAGACGAATTTTATTGCCATTAATTTTACTAACACCTACATAAGTATGAGGCAAATCTCCTCCACAAATATTGACCCAGAAACCTTTAGTTTCAGCAACAATAAATAAACTTTCTTCTGGTTGACAATAATTTGGAAAAGAATCAGGATTTTGAGCAAGACGAGCAGAGTTTGGTACTGCGATCGCTTCAACAACCAGTAAACTCGATATTCCTAAACTAAATAAGAAATTAGCTAACAATTTAGTCAATTGCACAATTACAATTTTTTTTCTAATCCTATTTTATAAAGGCGATCGTTTTCGTCAATTGATTTGGCTCTTAGTTTGAAAAAAAGATTCTAAATTTACCCATAGATAGACGAATTTCATCTGAATTTTTGAACTAATAAAATTAAAGTTTCGCGTAGAGCTAATTAGATGAAAACTAAAAAACTTGGCAATACAGATCTAACTATTAGTGCCATTGGTTTAGGAGGAATGCCAATGTCTTTGAGCGATCGCCCTTCTCAGTCTCAGTCAATTGCTGTGATTCATCAAGCTCTTGCTCATGGAGTTACTTTGATTGATACGGCTGATTCTTACTGTCGAGATGAATCTGACAAACACCACAATGAACGTTTAATTGCCAAAGCACTTTCTCAATATGAGGGTGATACTAGTCAAGTTATTGTTGCGACTAAAGGAGGTTTGATGCGTCCTAATGGTAGTTGGACTCGTAATGGCAACCCCGATCATCTCCGTGAAACGATTGCTCAAAGTTATCAAGCTTTAGGTGGAACAAAACCAATCGATCTCTGGCAATATCATTCACCTGACTCTAACTATACAATTAAAGCTGCGTTAACTCCAGCTAAAGAAGCTGTGGAACAAGGTTTGATTCGTTTTATCGGTGTTTCTAATTTTTCTGTTGAGCAAATTAAACAGGCACAAGAAGTAGTAAATATTGTCTCAGTTCAAAATCAATATAATCCCTGGCATCGCCAACCTGAATTTGATGGAGTCTTAGATTACTGCGAACAAGAAGGCTTAACTTTTTTTCCTTGGAGTCCTTTAGGCGGAAGTAGTCGTGTAAGTCGTTTACAAGATATTCCTGTTATTGCTCAGTTGGCTGCCCAAGAAGGTGTAAGTGTCTATCAAATTGTCTTGGCTTGGCTACGTAGCAAATCTCCTTGTATTGTACCTATTCCTGGCGCGAGTAAAATTTCTAGTATTGAAGATTCAGTTAAAGCAGTTGAAGTTAAATTATCTCAGCAGCAAGTGGAAAAAATTGATGCTCAACTAACCAAGTGATTCTCAAATAACGCGATCGCCTCTTGCGGAATCCAAATTTTATTCCAATCAAATATAGTTCGAGCTATACTAGAAAATTGCGTGATTATTTACTAAATAGAAATAAGAATTATGGCAAAAAAATCCATGATTGAGCGAGAAAAAAAACGCGCTCATTTAATAGAAAAATATGCTGAAAAAAGAGCAGAATTGAAAGAACAGTTTCGTCAAGCAACTTCTCCTCTCGAAAAATTAGAACTTCATCGTCAATTACAACAACTGCCAAAAAATAGCGCACCTAGTCGCAAACGTAATCGTTGTTGGGTAACTGGTAGACCAAGAGGTTATTACCGCGATTTTGGTTTATCTCGTAACGTTTTACGAGAATGGGCGCATGAAGGATTACTACCTGGAGTAGTTAAGTCTAGCTGGTAACTTTTTGTAGTGTAGGAAATAGGGATTAGAGATTGATTAAGTCAACCAATGGAATGAGCGAGTAAATCAAGACAAAGATAAACAGTCTTTTCACTCTCGCTAATATCCAAGGACTTATCCCTAATTCCCTAGGACTTAGTTAAACTGGCAAAATGAACTCTAAGTCGAGATTGGCAGCTACTTGAGCTAGCTTCTCGTGGTTATTTGTCTGATTAAGGTAAGGTAAAGTTCCCAAAACTGGTATTTGAGTCAAAGATTCAATCAAATCAACTGGAGCTAAATCTGTTAATCTTGCTTCATTTTCTGGTTGAGAACAACTTAAAACAATTCCTCTCAAATTGACTTTAAGACTACGCGCCAAAGCAACATTAGCTACTACTTGAGCGATCGCACCTAATTTGACTGGCACAACTAAGACTGTAGGTAAGTGCCAATCGGCAGCTAGATCAGCTACAGTTAATTCTTCAGTGACAGGAGAGCCTAATCCCCCCAAAGCCTCTACTAAAACAAAATCTTGTTGCTCTCTTAATTGCTTCAAAGCTTGCCAAACTAAACCTAAATCAATCGCAGTATTTTCCTTCACTGCTGCTAAAGGTGGAGCAAGTGGTGTTGCCAAACTAATCGGAGTAACTATTTTGAGCGATTCTTCTTGGGCAAACATTTGCTGGTATAGCTCGCAATCGCCTGTACCAGTTTGAAGCAGTTTCATCAATCCTAATTGGCGACAAAATCGATAAGATTGCCAATAAGAAACTAAAGCGGTCGTCAAAACTGTTTTGCCAACGTCTGTATCCGTACCAGTAATTAATAATGTCCCCATAAATTTATGATTGTTCTGGTCTAGAGATTGCTTTTTAGACCGTAGTTATACAGCTAATTGTCAAAAATTTTTTTTTTATTTAAGTATATATAATTAGTGTAAATATATTGTTATTCATTTTTAATCAAATTAGAAAATAAAATCGCTGGTAGATTGGGATCAACAGTTAATTTGATCAAATAAATCATATCTTTTCACTCCTGCTAATATCCTAGCCAAATCTAATTATCAAAATTAGTAAGATGCACTGAGGCTAAATTGTTTGCAAAATCTTTATAATATTTTTTTATTAATTGATTGTAAAAAACAACCTCTTTAATTTAAAATCAAAAAACATTGTAATCTAAAATTCTTGTTAAAAACTATCAAAGTGCGCAATTGTGTCACCAAATAACCCAAGTGTTGTCGATTACGATAGCCTTTAGATGATAAGATTTCCCTGAATTGAGTTATAAAGATTCTGCCGTGAGCTACACTACCCTAACTCTTCAGTCCACTCAACAGCAGTCAATTCTGTCAGATACTAACCGCCTTCGGTTATTCTCTGGCTCTGCTAACATTCCCCTAGCTCAAGAAGTAGCACGTTATTTGGGAATGGATTTGGGTCCGATGATCCGCAAGCAGTTTGCTGATGGAGAGCTTTATGTCCAAATTCAAGAATCAATTCGCGGTGCTGATGTCTATTTGCTTCAGCCCTGTTGTAATCCAGTTAATGATAACTTAATGGAATTGATGATTATGATTGATGCTTGTCGTCGAGCATCAGCTAGGCAGATTACTGCGGTCATACCTTACTATGGGTATGCTAGAGCAGACCGAAAAACTGCTGGTCGAGAATCAATTACAGCCAAACTTGTAGCCAATTTAATTACTGAGGCTGGAGCTAATCGAATTCTAGCGATGGATCTTCATTCATCTCAAATTCAAGGCTATTTTGATATTCCACTCGATCACGTCTATGGTTCTCCAGTAATTTTGGATTATCTCGCCAGCAAAAATTTACCCGATTTAGTGGTCGTTTCTCCCGATGTTGGTGGTGTTGCCCGTGCTAGAGCTTTTGCCAAAAAATTAAATGATGCGCCTTTGGCAATCATTGATAAACGTCGTCAAGCTCATAACGTAGCAGAAGTGATGAACTTAATTGGTGATGTTAAAGGCAAAACTGCTGTACTGGTAGACGACATGATCGATACAGCGGGAACTCTTTTAGAGGGGGCCAGATTATTAAGAGCAGAAGGAGCAAGACATATCTATGCTTGTGCCACTCATGCTGTTTTTTCTGAACCCGCAGTGACGCGATTGTCTAGCGGTTTATTTGAAGAAGTTATTGTTACTAATACAATTCCAATCCCAGAAGCAAAACAGTTTGAACAGCTAACGGTTACTTCTGTTGCTAACTTACTAGGAGAAACCATCTGGAGAATTCATGAAGATAGCTCGGTTAGTAGTATGTTTCGCTAAACAGAAGTAATTTCGATAGTTACCAGTTAATTAATAATTAAACTTTATTTGACGGCAGAGAAGTATTGCTTAACAAGAACGCAACTCTTGAGAGTAACTGGTAACTATTGTTTAGCTATTGATGATCATAATTAACAGGTTGTTGGTCGATTGATCCCAGTCGATTAAATGGCCAAAAACGTACCATTGCTCGACCAATTAGATTCTCCTTGGGTACAAAACCCCAATAATGAGAATCATAGCTATTATTGCGATTATCTCCCAAAACCAAATACTGATCTTCAGGAACAACAATTGGACCATATTGATATTCGGGAGATTCTTTGATGTATTGCTCTTTTAAAGCTTGACCATTGATATAAACTTTTTCGCCTTTAACTTCAACAGTTTCTCCAGGAAGACCAATTACTCTTTTAATAAAAGCGTCTTTAAAATTTTGTTCTCTGAGTTTTTCTGTCGGAGAAAAAACTACCACATCACCTCTCTCTGGTGAGCGAAAATGATAACTAATCTTCTCAATAATCAAACGGTCGTTAATTTCTAAAGTAGGTTCCATCGAAGATGAAGGAATATAGCGAGCTTCCGCTACAAAAGCTCGGATACCAAACGCTAAAATAGCAGCAGTACCAAGGGTTTTTAGAATTTCAACTACAGCATTTTCTTCTTTTTTTGTCATAAGCATATGTCCTCCAACACTACTACTTTGTTAATTAGTCAAGCTCAAATTCTCCTTAGAAATGGTAGTCTGCTTCAAGGAGATTTACGAATTAATTAGGGAAAAATTGCAGAAATTGCCCCAGAAATTATTCCTATTGAAACGGATGAAGTTATTGACGCAACTGGATTGACTTTGTTGCCTGGTGTAATTGATCCCCAAGTACATTTTCGCGAACCAGGATTAGAACATAAAGAAGATTTGTTTACTGCCAGTTGTGCTTGTGCTAAAGGTGGAGTGACTTCTTTTTTAGAAATGCCTAATACTCGACCTTTGACTCTCACCCAAGCGGACTTGGATGATAAATTACAAAGAGCAGCTAACAAGTGTTTAGTTAATTATGGCTTTTTTATTGGCGCAACGGCAGCAAATTTGCCCGATTTAATCACGGCTAATCCTACTTGTGGAATTAAAATTTTTATGGGTTCTTCTCACGGAGCTTTATTAGTTAGTCGCGAAGAGGAATTAGAACCTATTTTTGCCACAGGAAAACGTTTGATTGCTGTTCATGCTGAGGATTCAGCTCGAATTGTTGAAAGACGTAAGCAATTTGTAGGTCAAACTAACCCAGCGATACATTCTCAAATCCAAGACGAGCAGGCAGCTTTAAATGCAACCAAATTAGCTCTCAAATTGTCAAAGAAAGACCAACGCCGTCTACATATTTTACATCTTTCTACGGGAGTTGAAGCTGAATTACTTCGTCACGATAAACCTGCTTGGGTAACGCCTCAACATTTATTACTTAATACCAATGCCTATGAAGAGATTAGTACTTTAGCACAAATGAATCCTCCTTCGCGATCGCCTGAAAATAATCAAATTCTTTGGCAAGCTTTACTAGATGGAGTAATTGATTTTATTGCAACCGATCACGAACCTCACACTTTGGAAGAAAAAGCTCAAGGTTATGGAATTCCTAATCAAGAAGCGATCGCGCTTTGGCTATGATGCCGATCTTGTTTTAGTTGAAGGTTGGCAATTAACGGGATGGCCAGTAGTTACCATTGTTAATGGTCAAATTGTTTACCAAAAGAGCAAACTTTATACTGAAATTCGCGGAAAAGCTTTAACTTTTATAGACCAGTAAGTTAAATTAAGAAAAATTAACGAATCAAGACTTCGAGAAGTTATCAAAATCAGTAAATTTTACTAATTATTCGGTTAGACTTTAACTGCCCACTCCATCGGGAGCTAATTGACAAATGAGTATTAGTAGCTCTCTAGACTTGTTTTTATTGCCAGAACTATTTCGGATTATTGAAGAAGGCAAAAAAACTGGTCGTCTTATTGTACAAATACCATTAAATAATCAAACAAGTAATCTCAAAAGAATTTATTATCTTTGGTTTCGAGAGGGCTATTTAGTCGCGATTAGCGATCGCCTTAATCATCGTGGTTTAATTACTTTAATTGAAACTAGAAATTGGCTTAGTCCTCTAATTACTGAGAAACTGAGAACTTTGTGTCCGACAGAAATGCCTTTAGGAGTATATCTAGATCAGATGAAATTGCTAACTAGAGATAAGCTACGGCTAATTTTTCAGTTACAGTTACATCAAGTGTATCAATTATTTGAATTAACCTCTGGTTGGTTTAGATTTGATGAGCTTTCTGAACTACAAGATCGTTTGATGACATTGCCTTGGTTGGAAATGACTGGACATCGGATGAAAGCTACCGAGGTGGCAATGTATGGTCTTAGATTGGTCAAAGATTGGCGAGTTTTCGGCGAGCAATTACCAAAGTCTAATCTGGCTTTGCAACGAACAGTTAATCAACCATTTCTGAAGTTAATTTCCTTAGAAAGAAAAATTTGGGAGCAAGCTGATCGAGCAACTTCGATAGAAACTATGGCTCTTGAATTAATGCAACCAATTAAAAATATTCAGATTGCTGCTTTTCGTTTGATTGTGGTGGGATTATTAGAAGAAGTACTAGTCGATAACTATGGCATTAAATCAACTAATTTAGTTTCCTCTTCTAAAGTGGTACTAGCAAATGTTGAGCGGCAAAAGTTTTTAGTTAAACCAAGACAATCTACCGACAAGTCTTTGCTTAATAATTTGTTTAAGTTATGGCGTAGTTGATTTAAAAGACCTAAAAGCGATTCGCGGATTAAATTCAGAGTAAGTCTCAAAGAAAAAAAGGTCATTATTACGATATTATTTAAGGCTACGAGAATATTGTTTAATAAATTGACTCATGAATTTTGCTAGACAGAATACAGTAGACGATAAAGCGATTGTCAAAGAATATTTCAACGCAACTGGATTTGATCGTTGGCGAAGAATTTACGGACAGGGAGAGGTAAATAAAGTCCAAAATGATATTCGCATTGGACATCAACAAACTATTGATACAGTTATAGAGTGGTTACAAGCAGATGGTAATTTAGCTCAAATTTCAATTTGTGATGCTGGTTGTGGAGTAGGTAGTCTGAGTATTCCTTTGGCTGATGCTGGTGCTAGAGTTTATGCAAGTGATATCTCTGAAAAAATGGTAGGAGAGGCTCAAGAAAAAGCTCAAGCAATTTTGAAAAATACTAATAATCTTTCTTTTGCGGTAGAAGATTTAGAAGCTTTAAGGGGAAAGTACCATACAGTTATTTGTTTGGATGTTTTGATTCATTATCCCCAAGAAGATGCAGCGCAAATGATTGGACATTTAGCATCTTTGGCAGAGTCTCGTTTAATTCTAAGTTTTGCACCAAAAACTTTTTTCTTATCAATTTTAAAAAAAATTGGCGAGTTTTTTCCTGGTCCTTCTAAAACTACTAGAGCTTATCAACATAAAGAAAGTGATATTATTAAAATTTTAGAAGAGAATGGTTTTGCAATTAAAAGAACGGGAATGACTAGCACTCGTTTTTATTTTTCTCGGATTCTAGAAGCAGTAAAACCTTAGATTTGTTTGAGAGCGATTATTAAGTAAAAGCAATTTTTATTTGGTAAGTTTGACTCGTACTATATTTTTAGATGACTAATTATTCCCATTTTATTGCTACCGAACCTTTAGGAAATAAAGGAGAAGTAGGAGAACAGTTAGTATGGGATAGTATCCAAGCAGCTTTTTCTGAACGGAAATGTTTAGCTTATTGGCGTTATCCCATTTTTTTTTCTCCTAAAAAATCTCGTCAAGAAGTAGATATTTTAATTGTTGATGAGCAACTAGGTTTAATTGTTATTGAAGTTAAATCAATTCGGAGCGAACAGATAGTTAAGCTTGAAGGTCATCGTTGGCAATATCAAAATTTTTATACTGATTATGGTAATCCTTATCAGCAAGCAGAAAGTCAATTATTTACTCTACTAGAATATTTTAATCAAGAACCACTTTTAAAAGATCGAGTTCCCGCCAGAGCGATAATTGCTCTTCCTTATATTACTGAACAACAATGGCAAGATAAAGGATTTACTAAACTACTCAGTAATCCTCCCATTTTATTTAAAAATTTTCTCCAAAATAATAACCAAATCTGCCAATTTATTTCAGAAATCCCTTCACTAACAAAAGGAAGTCAATTAACAGTAACTCAATGGCAAATATTCTTATCTATTTTAACAGGTAGTTCTGTATTAGTTCCAACTTCTCGTTCCTTTTTGGTTGCCAAACAAAGTCGAGGAGATATTTTAAAACAGGCGCGATCGCGTTTAGCTCAATTCGATTTACAACAGGAAAAAATTGCCAAGCAAATTCCACCAGGCTTACAAACAATTAGGGGGATAGCAGGTTCAGGTAAGACTATTATTCTCTGTCAAAAAGCTGCTTTGATGCATCTTAAATATCCTGATTGGCAAATTGCTGTGGTTTTTTTCTCTCGAAGTCTTTATCAGGTAATTATAGAAAAAATTTCTCAATGGATTACTTATTTTACTGACGGAAAACAAACTTATAATCCACAAGATTCTAACTTAAAAATTCTCCACGCTTGGGGAGGAAAATATCAACCAGGTTTTTATAGTACCATTTGTCAACTAGCAGGAAAAACTCCCTTAGCTGTCAAGTTTACAGAAAGCTATCAACCCAACGAAGCGTTAGGAGAAGTTTGTTTTCATCTTCTACAATCAACTGCTATTCCTCAAGTCTTTGATGCGATTTTAATAGATGAAGGACAAGACTTAATTGTTAATCAATGGAAATATCAAAATAAACAACCATTTTATTGGCTTGCTTATCAATCTTTACGCCCAATCAATTCAATTTATCCTGAACAAAAAAGATTGATTTGGGCTTATGATGAACTTCAAAGTTTAGCTTGTTTAAAAATTCCTACTGCTAGTGAGTTGTTTGGTGAAGAATTAGGTCATTTAGCGATTGGGACTTATCCCAATCAAATTAATAAAACTGAAACAATTCCTCATTGTTATCGTACTCCTC from Stanieria cyanosphaera PCC 7437 encodes:
- a CDS encoding aldo/keto reductase; this encodes MKTKKLGNTDLTISAIGLGGMPMSLSDRPSQSQSIAVIHQALAHGVTLIDTADSYCRDESDKHHNERLIAKALSQYEGDTSQVIVATKGGLMRPNGSWTRNGNPDHLRETIAQSYQALGGTKPIDLWQYHSPDSNYTIKAALTPAKEAVEQGLIRFIGVSNFSVEQIKQAQEVVNIVSVQNQYNPWHRQPEFDGVLDYCEQEGLTFFPWSPLGGSSRVSRLQDIPVIAQLAAQEGVSVYQIVLAWLRSKSPCIVPIPGASKISSIEDSVKAVEVKLSQQQVEKIDAQLTK
- the rpsN gene encoding 30S ribosomal protein S14; its protein translation is MAKKSMIEREKKRAHLIEKYAEKRAELKEQFRQATSPLEKLELHRQLQQLPKNSAPSRKRNRCWVTGRPRGYYRDFGLSRNVLREWAHEGLLPGVVKSSW
- the bioD gene encoding dethiobiotin synthase translates to MGTLLITGTDTDVGKTVLTTALVSYWQSYRFCRQLGLMKLLQTGTGDCELYQQMFAQEESLKIVTPISLATPLAPPLAAVKENTAIDLGLVWQALKQLREQQDFVLVEALGGLGSPVTEELTVADLAADWHLPTVLVVPVKLGAIAQVVANVALARSLKVNLRGIVLSCSQPENEARLTDLAPVDLIESLTQIPVLGTLPYLNQTNNHEKLAQVAANLDLEFILPV
- a CDS encoding ribose-phosphate pyrophosphokinase, which gives rise to MSYTTLTLQSTQQQSILSDTNRLRLFSGSANIPLAQEVARYLGMDLGPMIRKQFADGELYVQIQESIRGADVYLLQPCCNPVNDNLMELMIMIDACRRASARQITAVIPYYGYARADRKTAGRESITAKLVANLITEAGANRILAMDLHSSQIQGYFDIPLDHVYGSPVILDYLASKNLPDLVVVSPDVGGVARARAFAKKLNDAPLAIIDKRRQAHNVAEVMNLIGDVKGKTAVLVDDMIDTAGTLLEGARLLRAEGARHIYACATHAVFSEPAVTRLSSGLFEEVIVTNTIPIPEAKQFEQLTVTSVANLLGETIWRIHEDSSVSSMFR
- the lepB gene encoding signal peptidase I is translated as MTKKEENAVVEILKTLGTAAILAFGIRAFVAEARYIPSSSMEPTLEINDRLIIEKISYHFRSPERGDVVVFSPTEKLREQNFKDAFIKRVIGLPGETVEVKGEKVYINGQALKEQYIKESPEYQYGPIVVPEDQYLVLGDNRNNSYDSHYWGFVPKENLIGRAMVRFWPFNRLGSIDQQPVNYDHQ
- a CDS encoding DUF4388 domain-containing protein encodes the protein MSISSSLDLFLLPELFRIIEEGKKTGRLIVQIPLNNQTSNLKRIYYLWFREGYLVAISDRLNHRGLITLIETRNWLSPLITEKLRTLCPTEMPLGVYLDQMKLLTRDKLRLIFQLQLHQVYQLFELTSGWFRFDELSELQDRLMTLPWLEMTGHRMKATEVAMYGLRLVKDWRVFGEQLPKSNLALQRTVNQPFLKLISLERKIWEQADRATSIETMALELMQPIKNIQIAAFRLIVVGLLEEVLVDNYGIKSTNLVSSSKVVLANVERQKFLVKPRQSTDKSLLNNLFKLWRS
- the bchM gene encoding magnesium protoporphyrin IX methyltransferase, which encodes MNFARQNTVDDKAIVKEYFNATGFDRWRRIYGQGEVNKVQNDIRIGHQQTIDTVIEWLQADGNLAQISICDAGCGVGSLSIPLADAGARVYASDISEKMVGEAQEKAQAILKNTNNLSFAVEDLEALRGKYHTVICLDVLIHYPQEDAAQMIGHLASLAESRLILSFAPKTFFLSILKKIGEFFPGPSKTTRAYQHKESDIIKILEENGFAIKRTGMTSTRFYFSRILEAVKP
- a CDS encoding pentapeptide repeat-containing protein translates to MTNYSHFIATEPLGNKGEVGEQLVWDSIQAAFSERKCLAYWRYPIFFSPKKSRQEVDILIVDEQLGLIVIEVKSIRSEQIVKLEGHRWQYQNFYTDYGNPYQQAESQLFTLLEYFNQEPLLKDRVPARAIIALPYITEQQWQDKGFTKLLSNPPILFKNFLQNNNQICQFISEIPSLTKGSQLTVTQWQIFLSILTGSSVLVPTSRSFLVAKQSRGDILKQARSRLAQFDLQQEKIAKQIPPGLQTIRGIAGSGKTIILCQKAALMHLKYPDWQIAVVFFSRSLYQVIIEKISQWITYFTDGKQTYNPQDSNLKILHAWGGKYQPGFYSTICQLAGKTPLAVKFTESYQPNEALGEVCFHLLQSTAIPQVFDAILIDEGQDLIVNQWKYQNKQPFYWLAYQSLRPINSIYPEQKRLIWAYDELQSLACLKIPTASELFGEELGHLAIGTYPNQINKTETIPHCYRTPHLIVTAAYAIAMGLLRPQGMLSGFTTKAEWEAIGYQVEGSFKIGEPITIKRASQNSLNPIDQLSQQEIIEFTTYTSRQQELTALAQQIKYNLRKDGLRPAQEILVIVLGNHWEAKELTFHTAKFLHRQGIYTVLPKENIFWEEGAVTITTIHRAKGQEADFVYLIGLDRIAKNESNIYLRNQLLVALTRTRAWVNLSGIQESNFDSFYQEIKQVLQSKDSFTFPFTYPLKRTISYSNLANLITGYALGRRNFRQINLQQADLSGLNLANINLIEANLQGANLTNTCLSGAKLIAADLSYTDLTHADLSNAKLMGANLQNSNLTHTNLTNTDLTNTKFKKKAKN